The proteins below come from a single Etheostoma spectabile isolate EspeVRDwgs_2016 chromosome 4, UIUC_Espe_1.0, whole genome shotgun sequence genomic window:
- the LOC116687711 gene encoding MICOS complex subunit Mic10-like, whose protein sequence is MADDHGRKWDRCLADTAVKTVTGLAVGVVFSVLLFKRRTWPVSLGSGLGLGMGYANCQHDFRSPYLVHGRMVKDQ, encoded by the exons ATGGCAGACGATCACGGGCGAAAATGGGACCGCTGTCTTGCTGATACAGCCGTGAAAACAG TAACTGGCCTTGCCGTGGGCGTTGTGTTCTCCGTCCTTCTCTTTAAAC GTCGCACGTGGCCTGTCTCACTTGGTTCTGGTTTGGGACTGGGCATGGGATACGCCAACTGCCAGCATGACTTTAGGTCACCATACCTGGTTCATGGAAGAATGGTTAAG GACCAGTAG